Below is a genomic region from Persicimonas caeni.
CGGCGCCTTCGCAGTCAGATTGCTGCGAGCAGCGCTTTCCCTCGAACGATCCTGAGTACTGACACCCGCTCAGAACGAGCGCGGCGGCACACAGCGATAGGAAAAGCGAATTGGGGCGGATCAATCTACGAATCGACTGCGACATGCAAGCTCCCAAACTCGGTCGTTAGAGCACACCACTGGACGCGAGTATGTAATGCGAACGGAAAAATACAGTGTTGATGGTATCCCTTCCGTTCTTAGCCTTCAACAACGGAGCGAGCCAAGCGTCGTCGGCAGGGACGCCGCCGCTCTGGAGCCAAGGCTAGGACGTCTCGGTCAACCAAATTGACACGCCTGCTTTGTGCAGACTAAGCTGACGGCGTCGCCACCGCGAACACAACCGTTTTTTCGGGCACCCGCGTTCGAAACACAGGCGCAGTATCCTCCGTTGGGAGCGAATGCCTTTGCTGACGCTAGTCTAATATTGCTCCGCGCGCTTTCTCAGGAGGGCGTTTTGAGAACCATCCGCATTCTGATCATCGACGACGACAAAGATATCTGCGAGTACATGCAGTTACTCTTGTCACAGAGTGGCTATGAGGTCACCGCCGAGACCGACGCTCGCGCGGCTCTCGAGTTGCTCAAGGAAGAAGAGTTCCACGTCGTCATCCTCGACATCATGATGCCGGAACTCAACGGCATGGAGCTATTGGAGCGCATCCGCGACTTCGACAGCGACATCGCCATCATCATCTTCACGGGCTACCCGTCGGTCGACACCGCGGTGACCTCGATGAAGTACAACGTCAGCGACTACATCAAAAAGCCGTTCGACGTCGACGAGTTCAACCAGACGCTCGAAAAGATCTTGCGCGAAAAGGGGCTGTTGACCGACCCCGAAGAGCAGCTTCTGGCGACGATTGGCAAAAATATTCGTCGGATGCGCAAAGATCGCAACCTCACCCTCAAGCAGATGTCACGGCGAACGGGGCTGTCGGTCAGCTTGCTGTCCCAGATCGAGCGCGCCGAGTCGAGCGCGTCGGTCTCGAGCCTCTACAAGCTCGCCCGCGCCCTGGACGTCAAGCTCACCCAACTCTTCGGCGATTACTAAATCCCATGGTCCGTCCCGACGACTTGCACCTCGAGCGCCTGGCGCCCGAGCAGGTCCAACCGCTTCGCACCAAGATCTTGCGTCCTCACTTCGACGAGGGCGAATTGTGCGAGTTTGTGCAGGACCATCACCACGACACCGCCCATTACGGGATTGTCGATAGAGACTTCGACGTCCACGCCGTGGTGACCTACATCCACAAAGAGTGCCCCCACAAACCCGGCGTCGAGGCGCTGCAGCTTCGCGGCATGTGCGTCGACGAGCCGATGCAGCGCCGGGGCCTGGGCGAGCGCCTCCTGGAGGGCTCGCTCGGCCAGCTCGCCGTGCGGTTCCCGTCGGTCAAGATCGTGTGGTGCAATGCACGCACGAGCGCGGTCGAGTTTTACGAGAAGATGGGCTTCGAGAAGATCGGAGAGGTGTTCGAGGTCGACCGTATCGGCCCGCACGTCGTCATGTGGAAGACGCTGCCGGTGGCGTTGGCGTAATGGGTTGTGCTGACATTTTGGGTTTTCGACGGCAAGATCCCAAGGCGAGCCTTGGGGCTGCACCGGCGCTGGCTCCGCGGGCAGCAAGCAGCCGCTCCGCATAGGCTCTCAGACCCGTTTGGGCATCTCGGAAGTCACCTGGAAGATCGCCTCGTCGTCCAGACGCATGGCGGTGAGCTTTCCTCCCCACACGCACCCACTATCCAAGCAGGCGACGCGCCCGACTTTGTGGACGCCGAGCGCCGACCAGTGCCCGAAGATGACCGTGTGGTCGCTCCAGGCGGGCTCGTCGGCTTCGAACCAGGGCCTGCGGTCCTCGGGCAGGTCTTCGATCGGACCGCTGAAGTCGAAGGCCATGCCTCCTTTGGGCTCGACCACCCGCAGGCGCGTCATCGCGTTGATGATCACGCGTAGCCGCTCGGCGCCGCTCCAGTCGTCGCGCCACTTGGTCGGTTTGTTGCCGTACATGTGCTCGAAAAACTCGCCCGGGCTGTCGCCCTGGAGCATCGCCTCGACCTCGCCCGACAGCGCCAGAGCCTGTTCGGCGGACCAGTCGGGCAACAGGGCGGCGTGGACCATCAGGTAACCGTCTGCGCGCCGCACCAGCGGCTGTCTGTGCAGCCAGCCGAGCAGATCGTCGCGGTCTTCGGCCTCAAAAATCGCTTCGAAGTTGTCCTTTTTGCGCATCTCTCGAGTGCCGGCGGCCACCGCGAGCATATGGAGGTCGTGATTGCCCAGAACTGTGGTCACCACGTCGTCGTGGTCGATGACCCAGCGAAGCGTCGCGAGGGGGTCGGGCCCGCCGTTGATCAGATCACCTGTCAGCCACAACCGGTCGTGGGCCGGATCGAACTCGATGCGCTCCAACAGGCGTCCAAAGGTTTTGAAACATCCGTGAATGTCGCCGATTGCGTAAGTCGCCATACTGCCTCGCATCCTGCATCACGCCGCCCGCTCGCGCGGCGTGCATCATGAGGAACATTTCCACTGCCCGTAGCGGTTATCATACGGGAACGCTTGTGACCCTTGTCGATCCACACAAACCGGTGTTACGAATCGGGGCATCAGGGGCATTCCCTATGACATCCTTAACCC
It encodes:
- a CDS encoding response regulator; translation: MRTIRILIIDDDKDICEYMQLLLSQSGYEVTAETDARAALELLKEEEFHVVILDIMMPELNGMELLERIRDFDSDIAIIIFTGYPSVDTAVTSMKYNVSDYIKKPFDVDEFNQTLEKILREKGLLTDPEEQLLATIGKNIRRMRKDRNLTLKQMSRRTGLSVSLLSQIERAESSASVSSLYKLARALDVKLTQLFGDY
- a CDS encoding GNAT family N-acetyltransferase — translated: MVRPDDLHLERLAPEQVQPLRTKILRPHFDEGELCEFVQDHHHDTAHYGIVDRDFDVHAVVTYIHKECPHKPGVEALQLRGMCVDEPMQRRGLGERLLEGSLGQLAVRFPSVKIVWCNARTSAVEFYEKMGFEKIGEVFEVDRIGPHVVMWKTLPVALA
- a CDS encoding symmetrical bis(5'-nucleosyl)-tetraphosphatase — translated: MATYAIGDIHGCFKTFGRLLERIEFDPAHDRLWLTGDLINGGPDPLATLRWVIDHDDVVTTVLGNHDLHMLAVAAGTREMRKKDNFEAIFEAEDRDDLLGWLHRQPLVRRADGYLMVHAALLPDWSAEQALALSGEVEAMLQGDSPGEFFEHMYGNKPTKWRDDWSGAERLRVIINAMTRLRVVEPKGGMAFDFSGPIEDLPEDRRPWFEADEPAWSDHTVIFGHWSALGVHKVGRVACLDSGCVWGGKLTAMRLDDEAIFQVTSEMPKRV